Proteins encoded by one window of Nitrospirae bacterium CG2_30_53_67:
- a CDS encoding energy-coupling factor ABC transporter ATP-binding protein (with CbiNQ forms the ABC transporter for cobalt import) — MRLSVKIDSFKYPDGTAALSDISFETRRGEFIGILGANGSGKTTLLKIMDGLMKDFEGGVHLDGVNIRKLSPKEIYKKVGLVFQNPDDQLFATTLFEDAAFGPINMGIGTKEVEIRVLTALQEVELQGLEKKSIHNLSFGQRKRACIAGLLAMGHEILLLDEPTAGLDPMGEYKMMRLLRKLNKDNGVTIVMATHSVDLVPLFLDRLYILSKGYLVRGGTPEDVFTAPEEMSNVKLRLPQIAELIYRLKHEDSLPFEKIPLTIGEARREIIKIMQNSRSMV, encoded by the coding sequence CGGATGGGACCGCAGCACTGTCCGATATAAGCTTTGAGACAAGAAGAGGCGAATTTATTGGAATACTGGGGGCAAATGGCTCAGGAAAGACGACCCTCTTAAAGATCATGGATGGGTTGATGAAAGACTTTGAAGGCGGCGTCCACCTTGATGGTGTTAACATCAGGAAACTCTCTCCAAAGGAGATATATAAAAAGGTTGGTCTTGTCTTTCAAAACCCTGATGACCAGCTCTTTGCAACAACCCTTTTTGAGGATGCTGCCTTTGGTCCTATAAATATGGGGATCGGCACTAAAGAGGTTGAAATACGGGTCTTAACTGCCTTACAAGAGGTTGAACTTCAAGGGCTTGAAAAGAAATCCATCCATAACCTAAGCTTTGGGCAGAGGAAAAGGGCCTGCATCGCCGGGCTCCTTGCCATGGGTCATGAAATTTTATTGCTCGATGAGCCGACTGCCGGGCTTGACCCCATGGGTGAATATAAGATGATGCGTCTTCTTAGAAAGCTTAATAAGGATAATGGCGTAACGATCGTCATGGCCACCCACAGCGTTGACCTCGTCCCCTTGTTTCTTGACAGGCTGTATATTTTAAGCAAAGGTTATCTGGTAAGGGGCGGCACTCCTGAAGATGTATTCACAGCGCCTGAGGAGATGTCAAATGTCAAGCTCAGGCTTCCTCAAATCGCCGAGCTGATTTACCGTCTCAAACATGAGGACAGTTTACCGTTTGAGAAAATCCCGCTCACCATCGGCGAGGCTCGAAGGGAGATCATAAAGATCATGCAGAATTCAAGATCCATGGTTTAA